Proteins from one Lachnospiraceae bacterium KGMB03038 genomic window:
- a CDS encoding stage V sporulation protein AA, with amino-acid sequence MGKGSATVYVKADRNVEVSFPKVTLGDVLQIECTEAPMLARIKKIPLLQFPKSQDQRQNRAAVSILKVVAGIHSVFPEAEIQNMGEPDFIVTYEKQKDTGGILHVVKVGAVTMISFAGAAFSIMAFNNDVDVTKLFGQIYKLVTGTTSDGFTILEFSYCLGLIIGILVFFNHFGKKRFSADPTPMEVEMRLYENDIQTTLIENYSRKGTELDVDGDMGRTDPSGSRRA; translated from the coding sequence ATGGGAAAAGGGAGCGCGACTGTTTATGTAAAGGCGGACAGAAATGTAGAAGTATCCTTTCCGAAAGTGACGCTGGGCGATGTTCTCCAGATTGAATGTACCGAGGCTCCGATGCTGGCCAGGATCAAGAAGATTCCGCTTCTGCAGTTCCCCAAAAGCCAGGATCAGCGGCAAAACCGCGCGGCAGTATCGATCTTGAAAGTGGTGGCTGGTATTCATTCTGTGTTTCCGGAGGCCGAGATACAGAATATGGGTGAACCAGATTTTATCGTGACATACGAGAAACAAAAGGATACAGGCGGGATACTCCATGTGGTCAAAGTAGGGGCCGTAACGATGATCAGCTTTGCGGGAGCGGCATTTTCGATTATGGCGTTTAACAATGATGTGGATGTGACGAAGCTGTTCGGCCAGATATATAAGCTGGTGACCGGAACGACCAGCGATGGTTTTACGATTCTGGAGTTTAGCTACTGCCTCGGCCTGATCATAGGAATCTTAGTTTTCTTCAATCATTTTGGCAAGAAACGGTTTTCAGCGGATCCGACACCGATGGAAGTGGAAATGAGGCTTTATGAGAATGATATCCAGACTACGCTGATCGAAAACTATTCCAGAAAGGGGACAGAGCTGGATGTGGATGGGGACATGGGCAGAACAGATCCTTCTGGCAGTCGTCGGGCTTAG
- a CDS encoding bifunctional folylpolyglutamate synthase/dihydrofolate synthase — protein MMHPRSYREAVDYIERLPRFTRKHSLVHTGEFLRRLGDPGLDQRIVHVAGTNGKGSVCACLQAVLEAEEKTCGFFTSPHLISINERIQVNRCPVSDDTFYRVFRRALEAAESMERDGMEHPSYFEFLFGMGMTAFALAGTEYIILETGLGGRLDATNAPKQPALTVITSISLDHTDILGETIEEIAGEKAGIIKPGVPVIFDGSNETAAAVIRERAGKLGAPCREISKNAFEILEVHRNNIAFLRRNAYDRDVTWHVPLCGIYQVTNTEIALQAAECLLADQKTHMERWVEAVASVRWEGRMEQAAPHLTVDGAHNPGAIEGFIQSVELLYPDLAENERPVVVFGAASDKKYEEMIQCLCGKFRAKAYIAAGFDDERAVPAEELGRLFKKYTKEQVLWRDTPTEALEAAFSLREEGEVYCVGSLYLAGEVKKELAGGRSYA, from the coding sequence ATGATGCATCCAAGAAGCTATCGGGAGGCGGTAGATTATATTGAACGCCTTCCAAGATTTACCAGGAAACATTCCCTTGTGCATACCGGAGAATTCTTGAGAAGGCTTGGAGATCCGGGACTGGATCAAAGAATTGTCCATGTGGCGGGGACCAATGGAAAAGGCTCTGTGTGCGCATGCCTGCAGGCGGTTCTCGAGGCGGAGGAAAAGACCTGCGGATTCTTCACATCGCCCCATCTGATCTCGATCAATGAAAGGATCCAGGTCAACAGATGCCCTGTCAGTGACGATACCTTTTATCGGGTGTTTCGCAGAGCTTTGGAGGCGGCGGAAAGCATGGAGCGTGACGGAATGGAGCATCCTTCCTATTTCGAGTTCCTGTTTGGAATGGGTATGACAGCATTTGCTCTGGCTGGCACAGAGTATATCATTTTAGAGACTGGACTTGGAGGCAGGCTGGATGCGACCAACGCGCCAAAGCAGCCGGCCTTGACGGTTATAACGTCTATCAGTCTGGACCATACCGATATCCTGGGCGAGACGATAGAAGAGATCGCTGGAGAGAAAGCGGGAATCATAAAGCCGGGAGTACCGGTGATCTTCGATGGCAGCAATGAGACAGCGGCGGCGGTGATCCGGGAGAGAGCAGGAAAACTGGGAGCGCCGTGTAGAGAAATCTCGAAAAATGCGTTCGAAATCCTGGAAGTTCATAGAAACAATATTGCATTTTTAAGACGGAATGCGTATGATAGAGATGTTACCTGGCACGTCCCCCTTTGTGGGATTTACCAAGTAACAAATACGGAGATCGCTCTGCAGGCCGCAGAGTGTCTGCTTGCGGATCAAAAGACCCATATGGAGCGCTGGGTGGAGGCAGTGGCCTCTGTAAGGTGGGAAGGACGCATGGAACAGGCGGCGCCTCATTTGACTGTGGACGGCGCCCACAATCCGGGAGCGATCGAAGGGTTCATCCAGAGCGTGGAGCTTTTGTATCCTGACCTGGCAGAGAACGAACGGCCGGTGGTGGTGTTTGGGGCGGCCTCAGACAAAAAATATGAGGAAATGATCCAATGTCTCTGCGGAAAGTTTCGCGCAAAGGCTTATATAGCTGCCGGATTTGATGATGAAAGAGCGGTGCCGGCAGAAGAACTGGGACGGCTGTTTAAGAAGTATACAAAGGAGCAAGTCCTCTGGCGAGACACGCCGACGGAGGCTTTGGAGGCGGCTTTTTCCCTCAGGGAGGAAGGGGAGGTCTACTGTGTGGGATCTCTTTATCTGGCCGGCGAGGTGAAAAAAGAATTGGCAGGAGGCAGATCTTATGCTTGA
- a CDS encoding MazG family protein — MTKFEEFEAIIARLRSPEGCPWDREQTHTSLKKGCIEEASEVICGINILDKTGDSENLKEELGDLLLQIVMHAQIAKEEGLFTMDDVIQTVTDKMIRRHPHVFGTVEVSGSKEVLENWADIKKQEKEGKEWMETYLPEAFDEAEGLIEAARKGKGF, encoded by the coding sequence ATGACAAAATTTGAAGAATTCGAAGCAATCATCGCACGCCTGCGCTCCCCAGAGGGCTGCCCCTGGGACCGGGAACAGACTCATACCAGCCTAAAGAAAGGCTGTATCGAAGAAGCCTCGGAAGTAATCTGCGGCATCAACATCTTAGATAAAACCGGAGATTCGGAAAACCTAAAAGAAGAATTAGGGGATCTTCTGCTCCAGATCGTCATGCACGCCCAGATTGCCAAGGAAGAGGGCCTCTTCACCATGGATGACGTGATCCAGACCGTCACCGACAAGATGATCCGCCGTCATCCCCATGTATTTGGAACCGTTGAAGTTTCCGGCTCCAAAGAAGTGCTGGAAAACTGGGCAGACATTAAGAAACAGGAGAAAGAAGGCAAAGAATGGATGGAAACCTATCTGCCGGAAGCCTTTGATGAGGCAGAGGGATTGATCGAGGCCGCAAGGAAAGGGAAGGGGTTTTAA
- the spoIIAA gene encoding anti-sigma F factor antagonist, translating to MQYQVQENCLTIFLPHELDHHNAEEIRKESDHLIERNHIRYVIFDFAQTNFMDSSGIGVIMGRYKRIYMLGGEVCAVHTNERMRKILTMSGVTKIIQIYEEEK from the coding sequence ATGCAGTACCAGGTACAGGAAAACTGTCTGACGATTTTTCTTCCACATGAACTGGATCACCACAATGCGGAAGAGATCCGCAAAGAATCCGATCATTTGATCGAGAGAAACCATATCCGGTATGTTATCTTTGATTTTGCGCAGACCAATTTTATGGATAGCTCGGGGATAGGGGTGATCATGGGAAGGTATAAGAGAATCTATATGCTGGGAGGGGAAGTATGCGCTGTGCATACCAATGAAAGAATGAGGAAGATATTGACCATGTCGGGAGTAACTAAAATTATTCAGATCTATGAGGAGGAGAAGTAA
- a CDS encoding anti-sigma F factor, giving the protein MENTNEMELIFDSRSSNESFARVTVAAFMTSLNPTVEEVSDVKTAVSEAVTNAIIHGYENEVHNIYIRCRTEGKTLYLEIEDKGRGIEDVAQAMEPLFTTKPELDRSGMGFSFMEAFMDSLEVLSSPGKGTIVKMKKTIGKGRKLWTTQSL; this is encoded by the coding sequence ATGGAAAATACCAATGAAATGGAATTGATCTTTGACAGCCGTTCGTCCAACGAGTCTTTTGCGCGCGTAACGGTTGCGGCGTTTATGACTTCTTTGAATCCTACGGTAGAGGAAGTTTCAGATGTGAAAACAGCGGTATCGGAAGCGGTGACCAACGCGATCATCCACGGATATGAGAATGAGGTACATAATATTTATATCCGCTGTCGGACAGAGGGGAAAACCCTGTATTTGGAAATTGAGGATAAGGGCAGGGGAATTGAAGATGTCGCGCAGGCTATGGAGCCATTGTTTACGACAAAACCAGAATTAGACCGTTCCGGTATGGGGTTCTCTTTTATGGAAGCTTTTATGGATAGTCTGGAAGTACTTTCAAGTCCTGGAAAAGGAACTATCGTTAAAATGAAAAAGACCATTGGAAAAGGACGGAAACTATGGACCACACAATCGCTTTGA
- a CDS encoding LTA synthase family protein, which yields MKKIHFKKPDIKGKIQKLRNLKKEDIKAYWKARKERRIRILEERRNSAFAKKMQPVWKIMNRLSLLFHALLACVINFAIEAISRHSVFEAWNYMTETPVVFLYNAFMIFVTFSVVYLFRRRVFARIIVSVLWLILGVANGYMLLKRVTPFNAQDLKAATEGLSLINNYFNGFEVVVLIVGIVAVVIWVISMWRRGGQYTGKMHRVLAVAGIGFWAFVYSIAANAAVENRVVSTYFGNIAFAYEDYGLPYCFMASLFNTGISEPNDYSEETIAQISNNGEITKNESEQSAEELPNILFVQLESFFDVDEAEFFTTSKDACPNLHKMFEEYSSGYFKVPSVGAGTANTEFEVLTGMNLRYFGPGEYPYKTILKETPCESAATALSSLGLGTHALHNNGGNFYSRARVFNNMGFDSFTSKEFMNILQLTENGWAKDDILVDHILDAMDSTEQKDFVFTISVQGHGDYPEEKKIENPEITVEGIEDEALKNKWEYYVNQVYEMDQFAGNLIKAIEERGEPTVVVFYGDHLPTMGLKAEDLKSRYLYNTNYVIWDNIGLEKEDRNIPSYQIMADVFDRLGIHSGTVFNYHQERRQTKNYLADLEVLQYDILYGEQYVYDGEPPITEGHMVMGVRDVTLTDIVPHLEEGYSLYGENFTAYTRVYVNGEEQEKDFLNNTRIDLPSTELKDGDVIYTCQYGSSDTLFRKSNEYIYQNGTLTVMEGTGTDKTKSWVEQTGEEEE from the coding sequence ATGAAAAAAATCCATTTCAAGAAGCCGGATATCAAAGGAAAGATCCAGAAATTAAGGAATCTGAAAAAAGAGGATATCAAAGCCTATTGGAAGGCGAGAAAAGAAAGACGTATAAGAATCCTGGAGGAGAGAAGAAACAGCGCTTTCGCGAAGAAAATGCAGCCGGTGTGGAAGATCATGAACCGTCTGTCCCTCTTGTTCCACGCGCTGCTTGCCTGCGTGATCAATTTTGCTATCGAGGCTATCTCCCGACATTCTGTGTTTGAAGCGTGGAATTATATGACAGAGACGCCGGTAGTGTTTTTGTATAACGCGTTTATGATCTTTGTGACTTTCTCAGTAGTTTATCTGTTTCGGCGGAGAGTTTTTGCCAGGATCATTGTCAGCGTGCTCTGGCTGATTCTTGGAGTGGCGAATGGATATATGCTGCTCAAGCGCGTGACGCCGTTTAACGCTCAGGATTTGAAGGCGGCTACAGAAGGGCTTAGTCTGATCAACAACTATTTTAACGGCTTTGAAGTGGTAGTTCTCATTGTGGGGATTGTTGCGGTGGTGATCTGGGTGATCTCTATGTGGAGACGGGGCGGCCAGTACACGGGGAAAATGCATCGGGTCCTGGCTGTCGCGGGAATTGGATTCTGGGCGTTTGTTTACAGTATCGCGGCCAATGCGGCAGTGGAGAACCGAGTAGTGTCCACCTATTTTGGAAATATTGCTTTTGCCTATGAGGATTACGGCCTCCCCTATTGTTTTATGGCCAGCTTGTTCAATACCGGGATCAGTGAACCCAACGATTATAGTGAGGAGACGATTGCTCAGATCAGCAATAACGGAGAGATCACGAAGAATGAATCGGAGCAGTCCGCGGAGGAACTGCCCAACATTCTTTTCGTACAGTTAGAATCCTTTTTTGATGTAGACGAGGCGGAGTTTTTTACCACATCGAAGGATGCGTGTCCGAATCTGCATAAAATGTTTGAAGAGTATTCATCAGGATATTTCAAAGTACCTTCTGTGGGAGCGGGAACAGCGAATACAGAGTTTGAGGTGCTGACCGGAATGAATCTGCGGTATTTTGGACCGGGCGAGTATCCTTATAAGACGATCTTAAAAGAAACACCTTGCGAAAGCGCGGCGACCGCACTTAGCTCTCTTGGGCTTGGAACCCATGCCCTGCATAATAACGGCGGTAATTTCTACAGCAGAGCCAGGGTATTTAATAATATGGGCTTTGACAGTTTTACCAGCAAGGAATTTATGAATATCCTTCAGTTGACGGAGAACGGCTGGGCCAAAGATGATATCCTGGTTGACCATATCCTGGACGCTATGGACTCTACCGAGCAAAAAGATTTCGTTTTTACCATCAGTGTGCAGGGACACGGAGATTATCCGGAAGAGAAAAAGATCGAGAATCCAGAGATCACGGTGGAGGGCATTGAGGATGAAGCTCTGAAAAATAAATGGGAATACTATGTAAACCAGGTCTATGAAATGGATCAGTTTGCCGGGAATCTGATCAAGGCTATTGAAGAACGCGGCGAACCTACGGTGGTAGTATTCTATGGAGATCATCTTCCTACGATGGGATTGAAAGCGGAGGATTTAAAGAGCCGCTACCTATACAATACCAACTATGTGATCTGGGACAATATTGGTCTTGAGAAAGAAGACCGGAATATCCCATCCTATCAGATTATGGCGGATGTATTTGACCGGCTGGGCATCCACTCCGGAACTGTGTTCAATTATCATCAGGAGCGCCGGCAGACCAAGAACTATCTGGCGGATCTGGAGGTGCTGCAGTATGATATCTTGTATGGGGAGCAATATGTCTATGACGGGGAGCCGCCTATTACAGAAGGGCATATGGTGATGGGCGTCCGGGATGTGACGCTGACCGATATCGTGCCCCATCTGGAAGAGGGGTACAGTCTGTATGGCGAGAACTTTACCGCTTACACCAGAGTTTATGTCAATGGAGAAGAACAGGAGAAAGACTTTCTGAACAATACCAGGATCGACCTGCCCTCTACAGAGTTAAAAGACGGGGATGTGATCTATACTTGTCAATACGGATCCAGTGATACTCTATTTAGGAAGTCTAATGAATATATTTATCAGAATGGGACCCTGACAGTAATGGAAGGAACCGGGACAGATAAGACAAAATCCTGGGTAGAGCAGACAGGTGAGGAAGAAGAATGA
- a CDS encoding tetratricopeptide repeat protein yields the protein MDYTMKLVYQSNYWYNDGLKKANIRDLSGAIKSLRKSLQYNQANIAARNLLGLVYYGRGDVIEGLVEWILSKNFQSHDNIANYYISKVQEVPGELEAIDQAVKKFNQSLEYARQNGEDLAIIQLKKVVSAHPAYVKAYQLLALLYIQTEQYGNARSMLRTAHKLDTTDEITLKYMHELNQIRKSRTVRIKEKEKGKEEQQTVTYSIGNETIIQPVASGFKENTGLHTIINILIGLVVGVAVMWFLIMPAVNSSRQRDTNEQTAQFSDQIATQEAQISALQKELEEYRSTSEASQDAQATAESTQESYEAVINVYQHFNANDMSDNAMLEEMLKINADSLGTLGRDRYEEVRDSLYPRMCEKLFNTSQENVNVANYESAISNLEQVMQMDAGYQDGQAMLLLAQAYEGNGDQDQANTWYQKILEDYPDTEAAASAQEALDAQNSGSSDSQGAASNGDGDSEDNASGSTDSEEN from the coding sequence ATGGATTATACGATGAAACTTGTGTACCAGTCAAACTATTGGTACAATGACGGATTGAAAAAGGCCAATATCCGGGATCTGTCCGGGGCGATCAAATCCCTTCGGAAGAGTCTCCAGTATAACCAGGCGAATATTGCGGCCAGGAATCTGCTGGGGCTGGTCTATTACGGGCGCGGGGATGTGATCGAGGGCCTGGTGGAGTGGATCTTAAGTAAGAATTTTCAGTCCCATGATAATATTGCGAACTATTATATCAGCAAGGTGCAGGAGGTCCCTGGAGAGCTGGAGGCCATCGATCAGGCGGTGAAGAAATTTAACCAGAGCTTGGAATATGCCCGGCAGAACGGGGAAGACTTGGCGATCATCCAGCTGAAAAAAGTGGTGTCGGCCCACCCCGCGTATGTGAAAGCCTATCAGCTGCTGGCTCTCCTATATATTCAGACAGAGCAGTACGGCAATGCCAGAAGTATGTTAAGGACTGCTCACAAACTGGATACTACCGATGAGATCACATTAAAATATATGCATGAGCTCAACCAGATCCGGAAATCCCGGACGGTAAGGATCAAGGAAAAGGAGAAGGGAAAAGAGGAGCAGCAGACAGTTACGTACAGCATTGGAAATGAGACGATCATCCAGCCTGTGGCATCTGGATTTAAAGAGAACACAGGACTTCACACGATCATCAATATTCTGATCGGGCTGGTTGTGGGCGTAGCGGTTATGTGGTTTCTGATCATGCCTGCTGTGAATTCTTCCAGGCAGAGAGACACCAATGAACAAACAGCTCAGTTCAGCGACCAGATTGCCACCCAGGAGGCCCAGATCAGCGCTTTGCAGAAAGAATTAGAAGAATACCGCTCTACCAGTGAGGCCAGCCAGGATGCCCAGGCAACCGCTGAGTCCACGCAAGAGAGCTATGAGGCGGTTATCAATGTTTATCAGCATTTTAACGCCAATGATATGAGTGATAACGCTATGCTGGAGGAGATGCTGAAGATTAACGCGGATTCTCTCGGAACATTAGGGAGAGACCGGTACGAAGAGGTACGGGACTCTCTGTATCCAAGAATGTGCGAAAAGCTGTTCAATACCTCTCAGGAGAATGTTAATGTGGCGAACTATGAAAGCGCCATTTCTAATCTGGAACAGGTGATGCAGATGGATGCGGGATACCAGGATGGGCAGGCAATGCTGCTTTTGGCTCAGGCCTATGAAGGAAATGGCGATCAGGACCAAGCGAATACTTGGTATCAAAAGATTTTGGAGGATTATCCAGATACCGAAGCTGCCGCATCGGCCCAGGAGGCGCTGGACGCGCAGAATTCGGGAAGCAGTGATTCCCAAGGCGCAGCGTCAAACGGAGACGGAGATTCAGAAGATAACGCTTCCGGAAGTACAGATAGTGAAGAAAATTAG
- a CDS encoding SigB/SigF/SigG family RNA polymerase sigma factor has protein sequence MDHTIALIRKSHEGDEEARARLVEENEGLVWCIVKRFRNRGVEAEDLFQIGNIGLLKAIDKFDLKYEVKFSTYAVPMISGEIKRFLRDDGMIKVSRSLKELAGKASVCRERLREDWGREPTVTEIARELGVEREELTMALDAGGEVESLHRPIFQKDGQEIRLMDKLPQGEGGEDKVLDRMLLNQLLSALGQEERKLIYLRYFADRTQSQVGEELGISQVQVSRLEKKILKQMREKI, from the coding sequence ATGGACCACACAATCGCTTTGATCAGAAAGTCTCACGAAGGGGATGAAGAAGCGAGAGCACGTCTGGTAGAAGAAAATGAAGGACTGGTCTGGTGTATCGTCAAAAGGTTCCGAAACCGGGGCGTAGAGGCGGAAGACCTGTTCCAAATCGGGAATATCGGACTTTTGAAAGCAATTGACAAATTTGATCTGAAATATGAGGTGAAATTCTCCACCTACGCGGTACCTATGATATCTGGCGAGATCAAACGATTTTTAAGAGACGATGGGATGATCAAAGTCAGCCGATCTCTGAAAGAATTAGCCGGAAAGGCCAGCGTATGCCGGGAACGGCTGCGGGAGGACTGGGGAAGAGAACCGACGGTAACAGAGATCGCGCGGGAATTGGGGGTGGAGAGGGAAGAACTGACCATGGCTCTGGATGCGGGGGGAGAAGTGGAATCTCTTCATCGGCCTATTTTTCAAAAGGATGGGCAGGAGATCCGTTTAATGGATAAACTCCCTCAGGGGGAGGGAGGGGAAGATAAGGTTTTGGACCGCATGCTTTTGAATCAGTTGCTGTCCGCCCTCGGCCAGGAAGAACGGAAACTGATCTATCTAAGATATTTCGCCGACAGGACACAGTCCCAGGTGGGAGAAGAACTGGGAATTTCCCAGGTGCAGGTGTCCCGGCTTGAGAAGAAGATTTTAAAACAAATGCGTGAGAAAATCTAA
- a CDS encoding valine--tRNA ligase — MSQNLEKTYNPKEIEPKLYEKWCENEYFHAEVDRSRKPFTTVMPPPNITGKLHMGHALDNTLQDIIIRYKRMQGYNTLWVPGTDHAAISTEVKVTNQLKEEGIDKKELGREKFLERTWQWKEEYAGTIEGQLKKLGVSCDWERERFTMDEGCSKAVEEVFIELYEKGYIYRGSRIINWCPVCKTSLSDAEVEHEEQEGHFWHIKYPIVGSDDYLEIATTRPETMLGDTAIAVHPDDERYKDIVGKKAILPLVGREIPIVADSYVDKEFGTGAVKITPAHDPNDFEVGKRHGLPEINVMNDDATINENGGKYAGMDRYEARKVMVKDLEEQGYLVKVVPHSHNVGTHDRCHTTVEPLVKQQWFVRMEELAKPAIQAVKNGDLKFVPERFDKIYLHWLENIRDWCISRQIWWGHRIPAYYCDECGEIVVSRGTPEKCPKCGGTHFTQDEDTLDTWFSSALWPFSTLGWPDKTEDLDYFYPTDVLVTGYDIIFFWVIRMVFSGYEQTGKSPFHTVFIHGLVRDSQGRKMSKSLGNGIDPLEIIDQYGADALRMTLVTGNAPGNDMRFYNERVEASRNFANKVWNASRFILMNLGDKEIAEPEDVKKYPEDCWIMSRCNNVVKDVTENMDKFELGIALAKIYDFIWDEFCDWYIEMAKYRIYHGEEDPQSANDAMWTLREVLKKALKLLHPYMPFVSEEIYSKLIPEEESLMMSQWPVYDEAWNFPEAENVADHYKEIIRGIRNVRAEMNVPNSRKATAYVVCEDEALCRGLESLRGSAQNMAALNDLIIQNDKAGIAEDAVSIVVPDATVCLPLEELIDFDQEIERLTKEEARLTKEISRAEGMLSNEKFVSKAPEAKVQEERDKLETYRQMIDQVTERLEGLKAKRS; from the coding sequence ATGAGTCAGAACCTGGAGAAAACTTACAATCCCAAAGAGATTGAGCCAAAGCTGTATGAGAAGTGGTGTGAGAATGAATATTTTCACGCGGAAGTAGACCGCAGCAGAAAACCGTTTACTACAGTAATGCCGCCCCCGAATATCACAGGGAAGCTGCATATGGGACATGCCCTGGACAATACATTGCAGGATATCATCATTCGATATAAAAGGATGCAGGGATATAATACGCTGTGGGTTCCGGGAACCGATCATGCGGCCATTTCTACAGAAGTAAAAGTGACCAACCAGTTAAAGGAAGAGGGCATTGACAAGAAAGAGCTGGGACGGGAGAAGTTCCTAGAGCGCACCTGGCAGTGGAAAGAGGAATATGCGGGAACGATCGAAGGACAGTTAAAGAAGCTGGGCGTATCCTGTGACTGGGAGCGGGAACGTTTTACTATGGATGAAGGCTGTTCAAAAGCGGTAGAGGAAGTGTTTATCGAACTTTATGAGAAAGGCTACATCTACCGCGGGTCCAGGATCATCAACTGGTGTCCGGTCTGCAAGACCTCTCTTTCAGATGCGGAAGTAGAGCATGAAGAGCAGGAAGGACATTTCTGGCATATCAAGTATCCCATCGTAGGAAGCGACGATTATCTGGAGATCGCCACCACCCGTCCGGAGACTATGCTGGGCGATACGGCGATCGCGGTGCATCCAGATGATGAAAGATACAAAGACATTGTAGGGAAGAAGGCGATCCTGCCGCTGGTAGGGCGGGAGATTCCGATCGTAGCTGACTCTTATGTGGATAAAGAATTTGGAACCGGAGCGGTGAAGATCACGCCGGCCCACGACCCCAACGACTTTGAGGTTGGAAAACGGCACGGCCTGCCGGAGATCAATGTGATGAACGATGACGCCACCATCAATGAGAACGGCGGCAAGTACGCGGGAATGGACCGTTATGAGGCCCGCAAGGTCATGGTAAAAGACTTGGAAGAGCAGGGCTATCTGGTAAAGGTAGTGCCTCATTCTCATAATGTAGGAACCCACGACCGCTGCCATACTACGGTAGAACCGCTGGTAAAACAGCAGTGGTTTGTACGTATGGAGGAGCTGGCTAAACCGGCGATCCAGGCTGTAAAAAATGGGGACCTGAAATTCGTGCCGGAACGGTTTGACAAGATTTATCTGCATTGGCTGGAAAATATCAGGGATTGGTGCATTTCTCGGCAGATTTGGTGGGGACACCGGATTCCGGCTTATTACTGCGACGAATGCGGCGAGATCGTAGTGTCCAGGGGAACGCCGGAGAAATGTCCGAAATGCGGCGGTACCCATTTTACCCAGGACGAAGATACTTTGGATACCTGGTTCAGTTCCGCCCTGTGGCCATTTTCTACACTGGGATGGCCCGATAAGACAGAGGATCTGGATTACTTCTATCCTACAGACGTGCTGGTAACAGGATATGATATTATTTTCTTCTGGGTCATCCGTATGGTATTCTCCGGTTATGAACAGACTGGAAAATCACCATTCCATACCGTGTTTATCCATGGTCTGGTAAGAGATTCCCAGGGCCGGAAGATGAGCAAGTCTCTGGGAAATGGAATCGACCCGCTGGAGATCATCGATCAATACGGAGCAGATGCGCTGCGTATGACCTTGGTAACAGGAAACGCGCCTGGAAATGATATGCGTTTCTACAACGAGAGAGTAGAAGCCAGCCGTAACTTTGCCAACAAGGTGTGGAACGCGTCCCGGTTTATCCTGATGAACCTGGGAGACAAAGAGATCGCGGAGCCAGAAGACGTGAAGAAGTATCCGGAGGATTGCTGGATCATGTCCCGCTGCAATAATGTAGTCAAAGATGTGACCGAGAATATGGATAAATTTGAGCTGGGCATCGCCTTGGCTAAGATTTACGATTTTATCTGGGATGAATTCTGCGACTGGTATATCGAGATGGCGAAATACCGCATCTATCACGGGGAAGAAGATCCCCAGAGCGCCAATGACGCGATGTGGACTTTGCGAGAGGTTTTAAAGAAAGCGCTGAAACTCCTGCATCCGTATATGCCATTCGTTTCGGAGGAAATCTACAGCAAGCTGATCCCGGAAGAAGAATCGCTGATGATGTCCCAGTGGCCTGTTTATGATGAGGCTTGGAATTTCCCGGAAGCGGAGAATGTGGCAGACCACTATAAAGAGATCATCCGGGGAATCCGGAATGTCAGGGCCGAGATGAATGTGCCAAACTCCAGGAAAGCTACCGCCTACGTGGTATGCGAGGATGAGGCGCTGTGCCGGGGGCTGGAATCTCTGCGTGGATCCGCCCAGAATATGGCGGCTCTCAATGATCTCATCATTCAGAATGACAAGGCGGGAATCGCGGAGGACGCGGTGTCTATTGTTGTGCCGGATGCGACCGTTTGCCTGCCTTTAGAGGAACTGATCGATTTCGATCAGGAGATCGAGCGCCTGACGAAAGAGGAAGCGCGTCTGACCAAAGAGATCAGCCGGGCCGAAGGGATGCTAAGCAATGAGAAATTTGTAAGTAAGGCGCCGGAGGCAAAAGTCCAGGAAGAACGGGACAAATTAGAAACTTATAGACAGATGATAGACCAGGTGACAGAAAGACTGGAAGGTTTAAAAGCAAAACGTTCGTAA